The sequence below is a genomic window from Dermacentor albipictus isolate Rhodes 1998 colony chromosome 2, USDA_Dalb.pri_finalv2, whole genome shotgun sequence.
CCAAACGCTTCGCGAAATACTGGCATATCAGCAACAGCATCGTCACAGAAAGTAGCTTCGGCACGAAAGCCGGCATCGAAGCACCTTGTGTAGCACCACACCATGAAGAAAACCTGCACTGCCGAATGGTCCGGAAGGTTCTTCAGCCTCATGCGGAACGGCTCTTTCGACGCATTCACGTAGCCGTTGTAAGCAACTTGCAGCGCAAATAGTTCGGATGTCGCGACGCTCGCGGTGTCCTCGTCACAATCGTAGCGAGAGGTAGCCGCCAGATTGAACAAGGCTGGGTAACCACACCCATCTCCACGCTTTCCTGTACTACACGCGACCACACTGAGCACTTTCCTTGCCAGCGTTGACCCCAGCGACCCGTACAGCATTGCATCCGTGCCATCCGCAAAATACAGTGGCTCCATGAACGCTGTCGCAGGCATCACTATGGCGTTGTGCGGTAGGTCGTAATTGATTGGGTGGTCGTAGTAGAAATGTGGTAGGCGAGACAGCTCGTCGTAGACGTTCTTGATGATAAGTCCTGACGCATTGCGTCTCGCATATAACCACTGATGAATGTACGACCCTTCGCCTCCTTCTGGGAACCGCCAGTAGAGGTCTTCGAGCTGGTGCTCCATGGTGTACCTGGGAGCTGGTGCAAGCTTGAGGGCAAATTTTCCAAGCAAATTCGGATGGAGTTTTGTCATCAAAACGCTACGATTAGCTGTTGTGGCCGCAGCTCGTTGAGATGCATCAAATGTGCTCTTTGCAATTCTGAACACAAGCTGCTGGACCGTTTTCCGCGTACTGCGGGAAAGAAGTTTCGTAGCCCATTCAGCAGCTAGAAGCAATTTGTAAACGTCTTCAACTTGAACTGCGCACTCGAGTCCTTCATAAGTGTCCAAATTCCGACCGTCCGGAGTATTAACGGCGGATGACATCACCAGCCACCACCCCAGCGCGTCAAGAAGATCTTTCTTATTGAAACTTTTGAAGATGTCGAAAGACCTGTCCAAGTAGGCCACGTCGCTTGTCACAAGTAAGTCTGTCTCCACCAGAGGGTAGATCATTTGAAAATGTTTGTTTAGAATAGCCTCAAGCCTAACGACTGTGAAAGCTACCGTCTTCTTCGCAATTTGGCCAAACGTAAATATCTGCGATATACCGCCAATGCTCGTTATCGAGCTGGAGGTACGGGACTCGAAAAGCGTTTCGATTATTTTCGCCTGTATTTGGTATGTTTTCTTCATTCGCTGTTGTAGATTCACTTTATCAGGCATCGTAGTGTTCGATGGCTCCGAGGAGAGAAAATTGAAGTAGTGAAACCATTCTTTACCAAACAGATCGGCGTCTCGGAATTTAAAAAATGGTGGCAGCCTAACTACCGGGTCCATCGAAACCTTCCGCGGGTTTTTCTCTTGGTAGCGCATGAGCCGAACATGTAGCCACAGTGGAAGCTCCCATTTAACAGCCAATTCAAGAAAAAGGTCCAAGGGCTCGACGTCGAGTCTAGGGTCATCAGGCCAGTTGACATGACGATCTCTCAGAAATCCGCGCAGCTCCTCAGCAGATCTGTTTGGATAAAAGATGTCAGATGTGGCCATTACTTCTTCGTGTACACAGCATATCGTTGATGCATCGACGAGTGTAAAGTTACTAAGAAAGAATAATGCGCGTATCCGTATCAGCAAACGATGTTCTTAGCTCTCCGCACCGAAATTTATCAGAATTATAGAACTAAATAACGACTGCAGCCTTCCAATTCatatttttttaacaagaataTTTCAGTAATTTGAGCTACTATTTGAAACCTTCATTCAAAAATACACTGCTAGATGCACTACAGGGGTTGGTCATTTTTAAGTGTTCCGGAATTTCGAAAATCGCCTGAcgcagatagcataattattcTACGTGTGCTGGGTTATTCGAAGAGGACATTCCGATCAGgggaaatgaaagcacatatttaTTGAATTAACAAAATTGCACCAATTAAACTAATGAATTACTTTGTAGTGATATTGATATTTACGGATTGTAGCTGGTAGGTTTGTAAGGCCTATGCACTTGAAATGGACTTCCAGGATTGCACCAGTTTTTATATATTATTTCCCGAAGTGTGCGATGAAATAGATAGgggtttcagttacttttgtgcttcaatggatAAGACAGCCTTTTGTTGAATAttagtggaacaacagtgcatattTATTGGGAGTTATTGGCGCATATCTCCAGAATTCATTCCATCTGGATACGCATCGCAAGTACACCTGCTATAAATCGCAAACTGAATTTAAACAGTGTTTTAATTTTTCCTTCAAGGAATTTCCGCCGCTCTCACGGAGTAGAAATTTCAACAACGGGCGACTTTTAAAAATTCAGGAATTCATAAAAACTAACATCCCGTATATATGTGGTTTAGCGTTCTAACTTCCTGCTCTTGAGAAATTTCTTTAAATTTCTAGCTTGTTCTCCTAACAACGTTAGTTGCCTTAATGTGGCAATTCCATGCACAGGTACTTCAGTTACCTGATTCTTCGTTTTCCTACATTTATGTGAAGAGCAGGAACTCTTGTTCCTGATTTGCAATGAGTGACAATCATGCTATTTAGAAGGCAGCGAAAACGCAATGGCAGCAAAAAGCACTACCAAGATTGTCATTGAGGAGTGTAAAAGAAAGAGATATCTTTAAGGAGGACAGTTACAGGCACACTCAGTTGACTTCTATAAAATTTATCCTACCAATATTGATCATAATCTCGTATTTACTGTAACAAGCAAACGCCACATTTCATACTATGTTGTCTAGTAGCTTACAATTAGTGTATTAGATTTTGCAATTAATAATTAAGTTTCGAGAATTACTCCCGATAGTCTTATTGCCATAGAAACAaattttaacgcgaaagcattcCATGCCCCCTTACGCGAAAATGCGGTGTCGAGGACGGCGGCGTGAAGAAGCGGTGGTACCAAAAAAGTGCCCGACAGCGTAGAGTTAGAacacggcggctccacggttctgacTAAACGTGCGCCTAGTACGTGAGTCATTGGGAACGTGAtggtgcagccaatggggaggaggtgacgcaacgtcatgagtgtataaaatgagtcaCGAACCTCAATGCACTCTACTTCATGACCAAAAAATGCTGAATAAGTTCTACCACGGAAAGCCAAACCGAAAATATTTCAACaatacaatgctttcgcattcacacacGTAAGGAGTCGTCAGCGtgtctgcagattttttttttttcgtaaagcCTGAACAACATCGTAACAAACTTACAATTGAGAAGAAAAGTTGGCCAGAAAGCACATTTTTTCCTTTGTAGTACCGGCGACAATCATGCGAGAAACATCAAAGTGTGCGGTATTGCATGTGTTGATAAAGGACTTTAAAAAGCTATGAAATTCAAAGAAGCAGTGATAGATACGTAATTTGAGTAATGACTCTGCCTCATTATATTAGAAACACAGAATTCGGGACGATGAAAATTCTCTGTGGCTGAGGGTCAACTACTCTATGGCACAGATGATCAAACGCTGTAAAAATATTACTGGCACCCGCTGACCTACTAGTCAATAGGCACGTTGACGTGAGATTCAAATGGGATAGGCTTTCGTGCTGTGACTTCTACCATATGTCACGCTTCTCTCACGAAATTGTGTGTTCCCAAGAAATGTAATCGACATTTTTTCGGACCTTGCAAGAACGGCAGGGAAACGCATGGAATGTCAAACTGTCTTCAAAGAGGAGTTGTAGCGAGTCATGACACAAATGTGTGATGGCGTCTTTCTCGCTTTTAAAAAGGAGAAGTTAGCGCCGAAGGTGATCTAACTCCGGCAACTCCTAGTCATACTGACAAAATTGGCGACAAATTTTCCACAAAGACTCCAGGATTGTAGCATCATCCATGCCGAGATTTCAGATTCTACTGATGTTGCTCGCAGCAGCTGCAGGCGAGTTTTTATTATGCGATGTGACGTAAGACGCGTTGCCCCCATGTTTGCTCTTCCCCGCATTACACAGGCTCAACCATGTAAGGGTGCGTCTGCACCACCAGGCGTTCAGTGCGCTGCGCTACCACAGCCCTGAGCACATGGGGGTGGGACCTTCCCGATTATAGCCGTGCGTAGCTTAGCCATGTCTGCGGAAAAGAGTGTACTGGATGTTTAGCTGAGGCGGGATGTTGAGACCTTTAAGGCCCTCCGGCGGAGGGAACACATCTCTgtggcttcagcttcacgtacaCGGCCTCCCCGGCCTGACTCTCCTGAGGGAAGTCGGCtttcaccttttcctgtcctctacacgctctttttattttctctttttttcacacCTGCCCTGTCTTCTCTAGTCTTCAAACTTTATGctgcaagggttaaccttgtgtggctaagTTGCCTTGGTTATGTCGTATTAGGTTATTGCAACGCTGTACAGCTGGCATTGGCAGGACTTGCAGGGCGGGAACTCCTGTCCCGTCTCTTTCTTGGGTTTAATGCCGGGCGGCTAGTACCTCGCTGAAATTAAATGATGGTTCACGGCGTCATCTTCCTCCCCCAAACTACCTGATAATTTCTTTTCCAAACGGAGATACACCTTGAAACTCAACTTCTTTTTATCAGTGCGAAATCTTCCCGTTATCACGTCATACGTAGCGAAATCCTCTAAAAGACTATGAGAAACATTTCAGAACTTGTGGCTAAAAGTCTCACAGACAGTTGGCCCAGGCTACAAAGTGACTAAAATGGTGGCTAGCGGAGACCTCTCGCTCGAAGTTCACTACAAGCTTTAACGTGAAAGGATATCGAATCTCGTAACATTTGCGGCGTTCATATCACGGTGAcaactttaacgtgcacctaaatctaagtacactggtgttttcgcatttggcccctaTCGACATGGGGCCggcgtggccgagattcgatccc
It includes:
- the LOC135904325 gene encoding uncharacterized protein isoform X1 codes for the protein MASAKTGLGREAVVSDLFSGSAQKTAPESTHWISPGPFSVPEGLSDDRATGNGMTNRLCILSSPLLVCVRVSILAAVIAMLLLLRHLGRRRGGDADDASMCHTGGCASMGALLAESANLSRDPCTDFTAYVCSGRWQDGGGLSVPALAVLQQAWARRMHEVLETRATSSRMIGKAARMYRSCLYRGKEDVSRSAEELRGFLRDRHVNWPDDPRLDVEPLDLFLELAVKWELPLWLHVRLMRYQEKNPRKVSMDPVVRLPPFFKFRDADLFGKEWFHYFNFLSSEPSNTTMPDKVNLQQRMKKTYQIQAKIIETLFESRTSSSITSIGGISQIFTFGQIAKKTVAFTVVRLEAILNKHFQMIYPLVETDLLVTSDVAYLDRSFDIFKSFNKKDLLDALGWWLVMSSAVNTPDGRNLDTYEGLECAVQVEDVYKLLLAAEWATKLLSRSTRKTVQQLVFRIAKSTFDASQRAAATTANRSVLMTKLHPNLLGKFALKLAPAPRYTMEHQLEDLYWRFPEGGEGSYIHQWLYARRNASGLIIKNVYDELSRLPHFYYDHPINYDLPHNAIVMPATAFMEPLYFADGTDAMLYGSLGSTLARKVLSVVACSTGKRGDGCGYPALFNLAATSRYDCDEDTASVATSELFALQVAYNGYVNASKEPFRMRLKNLPDHSAVQVFFMVWCYTRCFDAGFRAEATFCDDAVADMPVFREAFGCASMRS